The nucleotide window ATTGATGAGGATATAATGGCACAAAACAACATTAAGCCAATTGACTTAGTTATAGTTAACCTATATCCATTCCAAGCAACGATTGCCAAAACTGATTGTACATTGGAAGATGCAATTGAAAATATTGATATTGGCGGCTCAGCAATGCTTAGATCAAGTGCCAAAAATTATACATCTGTTACAGTTATAGTAAATAACACAGACTATCAAAAAGTTATGGATGAAATAAGCGAATTAGGCAATACTACACTCGAAACTAGAGCTATGCTAGCCCTTAAAACATTTGAACATACTGCCATGTATGATGGAGCAATTGCTAATTATTTAGGCAAAAATAAAAATGGCTTCTCTAACACTATAAATCTACAATTTAATAAAGCACAATCAATACGTTATGGTGAAAACCCACATCAAAAAGCTGCTTTCTATGTTGAAAGCAACTTATCAGAATCTTGTTTGGCATCTTCTATTCAATGTCAAGGTAAAGAAATGTCATATAATAATATGGCTGATGCTGATGCTGCCCTTGAATGTGTACGTAGTTTTAACAAGCCCTGTTGTGTGATTGTTAAGCATGCCAACCCTTGTGGCATAGCTATTCGTAACAATATTAATAATGCCTATTTAGATGCTTTTAAAACTGACCCAACCTCTGCATTTGGCGGCATTATTGCCTTTAACAGAGTGCTAGATAAAAACACAGCTCAAAATATTATTGATAAACAATTTGTAGAAGTCATTATTGCACCAAGTGTACAAACACAAGCTAAACAAATACTATCTACCAAACAAAATATACGCGTACTAGAATGTGGTAATTTAAACACAGCAAAACCTTCTTTAGATTATAGACGTGTAACTGGTGGTTTATTGGTACAAGATAAAGACCTAGGCATTATCACAGAAGATGATATAAAATGTGTCAGTGATTTAACACCTACCAAAGACCAAATAGAAGATTTATTATTTGCTTGGAAAGTTGCTAAAGTCGTTAAATCAAACGCTATTGTTTACGCTAAAAATAAAATGACCATCGGGATTGGTGCAGGTCAAATGTCCAGGGTCTATTCTGCTAGAATAGCTGGTATGAAAGCTACTGACGCAGATTTTATTATTGATAGCTGCGTAATGGCCTCTGATGCTTTTTTCCCATTTCGTGATGGTATTGACTCAGTAGCACAAGCTGGCATTAAAGCCATCATTCAACCAGGTGGGTCGATACGTGATAAACAGGTTATTAAGGCAGCTAATGAACACGGTATCACAATGGTATTTACAGGTATGCGTCATTTTAAACATTAATTTTAAATATATATTATTAAAATTTATCCACACAAATTAATAAGGATTTTTTAGGTTTTTTCTTATAATTAAAAAATCAATATTTTAAGATAATATAACTTAAAAAAGTAAACCTAATAAGTTCTTTAGATTGCTCTATAAAATTATTTGATGAAGTTGTCATATTATACTGAATTTAGCGCTAAATACTAATCATTATTAATCCAAATCTTAAAACAATCATAACTTTAACTTTAGATTTAACTGATCTTTATTATTAATAACAAACTTAATATCAAGAACTTAAAAGTAGTATTGGAGAGTTATGAATACTTAACACCTTAATTCATTAGAAATATACTAATGGGTGATTTATTTCAAAATAAAAATAATCAATTTAATCTATTGGTAATTCTTAAACAACAAATATTTTATCTATGAAAGAATTCTCACTTTAAACGACCTTCCTTTTAACTTATCATACCTTATCTTTTTTAATGCCGTTTTAACAAAATTTGAATTAACTGCAACATAAGACCACTGACTAAGCACATTAATTTTTCCAATCTGATTAAAAGTAATCTCTTTTTTTTTGCCAGTTAATCCACCTACAATATCACCTGGACGTAATTTGTGTTTCTTACCACCGTCTATCTTCAAGGTTATCATGGATGGTTTTTTAATGGGGTTATTTAAATAATGCTTACTTGGTAATGAATCTAGAATAATATCATCCCCAGTACCTAATTTTAATGTATCAAGTTTATAGGTTTCTCTATTACTATACAAAGTACAAGCAATTCCAAAATGCCCTGCTCTGCCAGTACGTCCAATACGATGTATATGAACTTGATCATCATGGGCAATGTCAAAATTAATCACCATATCAAGAGAGTCAATGTCTAACCCCCGGGCTGCCACATCAGTTGCCACGAGAATAGAC belongs to Candidatus Vesicomyosocius okutanii and includes:
- the purH gene encoding bifunctional phosphoribosylaminoimidazolecarboxamide formyltransferase/IMP cyclohydrolase, with amino-acid sequence MSIQRALISVSNKNGVIDFAQFLVDNNIDIISTDGTAKLLIENNIPVIEVSDYTRFPEIMAGRVKTLNPKIHGGILARRGIDEDIMAQNNIKPIDLVIVNLYPFQATIAKTDCTLEDAIENIDIGGSAMLRSSAKNYTSVTVIVNNTDYQKVMDEISELGNTTLETRAMLALKTFEHTAMYDGAIANYLGKNKNGFSNTINLQFNKAQSIRYGENPHQKAAFYVESNLSESCLASSIQCQGKEMSYNNMADADAALECVRSFNKPCCVIVKHANPCGIAIRNNINNAYLDAFKTDPTSAFGGIIAFNRVLDKNTAQNIIDKQFVEVIIAPSVQTQAKQILSTKQNIRVLECGNLNTAKPSLDYRRVTGGLLVQDKDLGIITEDDIKCVSDLTPTKDQIEDLLFAWKVAKVVKSNAIVYAKNKMTIGIGAGQMSRVYSARIAGMKATDADFIIDSCVMASDAFFPFRDGIDSVAQAGIKAIIQPGGSIRDKQVIKAANEHGITMVFTGMRHFKH